A window of the Gordonia westfalica genome harbors these coding sequences:
- a CDS encoding N-acetylmuramoyl-L-alanine amidase: MAQHSSLGLASQLHLAPNGVVTLCGVGVAWHAGTGSWPGIPANNGNAVTIGIEAAHNGTAAWSEAQYGAYLKVVRAINKRLGNPWNKVVAHKEYGAIQGKWDPGNLDMKLFRQRLLQAPDKPLVVMNMIELEAKENPWVGVRKAKPGAGGERKVGRDGKGRFVEYENAHIYFHPATGAHAIPHGGLFEAYAERKWETGELGFPVRDFTKLADGAVMAFQGGVLYRKDGKDHHVVKGVIGQRWALEGYEKGPLGWPTSDEISNGTGGKRQAFEHGVLEWDPSGAVKKIGDAAKDLTLVNAAGIPLAVEAVDLIAA, from the coding sequence ATCGCGCAGCACTCGTCTCTCGGGCTCGCGTCGCAACTCCACCTCGCGCCGAACGGTGTTGTCACGCTGTGCGGCGTCGGCGTCGCATGGCACGCGGGCACCGGCTCGTGGCCGGGCATCCCCGCGAACAACGGCAACGCCGTGACGATCGGCATCGAGGCCGCACACAACGGCACCGCGGCATGGTCGGAGGCCCAGTACGGCGCATACCTGAAGGTCGTCCGGGCCATCAACAAGCGCCTCGGCAACCCGTGGAACAAGGTCGTCGCGCACAAGGAGTACGGCGCGATCCAGGGCAAGTGGGACCCCGGGAACCTCGACATGAAGCTGTTCCGTCAGCGGCTCCTCCAGGCACCGGATAAGCCGCTCGTGGTCATGAACATGATCGAGCTCGAGGCCAAGGAGAATCCGTGGGTCGGCGTCCGTAAGGCGAAGCCCGGCGCCGGGGGTGAGCGCAAGGTCGGCCGCGACGGTAAGGGCCGGTTCGTCGAGTACGAGAACGCGCACATCTACTTTCACCCGGCGACCGGCGCGCACGCCATCCCGCACGGCGGCCTGTTCGAGGCGTACGCCGAGCGCAAGTGGGAGACCGGCGAACTCGGCTTCCCGGTGCGCGACTTCACCAAGCTCGCCGACGGCGCAGTCATGGCGTTCCAGGGTGGCGTGCTCTACCGCAAGGACGGCAAGGACCACCACGTCGTGAAGGGCGTCATCGGCCAGCGCTGGGCGCTCGAGGGCTACGAGAAGGGCCCGCTCGGCTGGCCGACGTCGGACGAGATCTCGAACGGCACGGGCGGCAAGCGTCAGGCGTTCGAGCACGGCGTCCTCGAGTGGGACCCCTCAGGCGCGGTGAAGAAGATCGGCGACGCCGCGAAGGATCTCACTCTCGTCAACGCGGCCGGCATCCCGCTGGCCGTCGAAGCAGTCGACCTCATCGCGGCCTGA
- a CDS encoding phage gene 29 protein family protein gives MSFKQWADMSDEEREAEAQAVSVLFIGLPGVVGAPLVMGPDYWVDVARHLVECGVRLVADSIKHYEPGDSLEASKAAGKWCYDSHEPDETYEQRIARLADEEHQNYLAKVEEMKARQANTQERVVQAEAVAFAAEVKRRKADGTFDGSPHAGINPEAL, from the coding sequence GTGTCTTTCAAGCAGTGGGCTGACATGTCCGATGAGGAACGTGAAGCCGAAGCGCAGGCGGTGTCGGTGTTGTTTATCGGCCTGCCTGGTGTGGTGGGTGCCCCGCTGGTGATGGGACCCGACTATTGGGTGGATGTTGCCCGCCATCTGGTGGAGTGCGGTGTCCGGCTGGTGGCGGATTCGATCAAGCACTATGAACCGGGGGACAGCTTGGAGGCGTCGAAGGCTGCGGGGAAGTGGTGTTACGACTCGCATGAGCCGGATGAAACGTATGAGCAGCGGATCGCCCGGCTGGCTGATGAGGAGCATCAGAACTATCTGGCGAAGGTGGAGGAGATGAAGGCCCGCCAGGCGAATACGCAGGAGCGGGTGGTGCAGGCAGAGGCTGTGGCGTTCGCCGCGGAGGTGAAGCGCCGCAAGGCGGATGGAACGTTCGACGGTTCCCCGCACGCCGGCATCAACCCCGAAGCTCTCTAA
- a CDS encoding putative phage holin, whose amino-acid sequence MELIADWALVVLAVLATVYTICYAAWQYWWKERVSLIYLGKSTLMSLVFLQISASVWAGTDYPGRAWIRFILYSGGAVMMLALLVMLLVLQYKTRRDRWAAGDFRRPWQVWRDEIRAWWAGRS is encoded by the coding sequence GTGGAGCTGATAGCCGACTGGGCACTTGTGGTGCTCGCCGTGCTGGCCACCGTCTACACCATCTGCTACGCCGCATGGCAGTACTGGTGGAAGGAGCGGGTGTCACTCATCTACCTAGGCAAGTCGACCCTGATGTCGCTGGTCTTTCTCCAGATCTCGGCGTCAGTGTGGGCGGGTACTGACTATCCGGGGCGGGCGTGGATTCGATTCATCCTGTACTCGGGTGGCGCCGTGATGATGCTCGCGCTCCTGGTGATGCTGCTGGTGTTGCAGTACAAGACCCGCCGTGACCGTTGGGCGGCAGGCGACTTCCGCCGGCCATGGCAAGTGTGGCGCGACGAGATCCGAGCATGGTGGGCAGGACGGTCATGA
- a CDS encoding DUF7620 family protein, which translates to MWGFKTKGASAHEVDARSKRNARSAEEARSESARLAERARPVQRELRDQLERNHWAELIFGRLN; encoded by the coding sequence ATGTGGGGATTCAAGACCAAGGGGGCGAGCGCGCACGAAGTTGATGCGCGCTCGAAGCGAAACGCGCGATCGGCCGAAGAAGCCCGGTCCGAAAGCGCACGGCTCGCCGAACGGGCGCGGCCGGTACAGCGGGAGCTTCGTGACCAGTTGGAACGCAACCACTGGGCCGAGCTGATCTTCGGAAGGCTGAACTAG